Part of the Tidjanibacter massiliensis genome is shown below.
ACGGATTTTGCGCCACTCCGCATCGCCGCGGAGCTGGTCGCGCCAGATGGCGATATCGCCCGGCAGTCCCGTCTTCCAGCCGAAGGTATGGTTCCACACAACAAGGTCCGTTATCCGGTTCACGTCACCGTCCTTGTTGCTTATACCTACGGTAAGACGCCCGGGGTCCAGCGACTTCACCAGCCGGTTCATCTCCTCGATAAAGGGAATGGGGTCATCGCCAAGTATCTCCGGGTCTGCGAATATTCCCCAAAATGCCACCGACGGATTGTTGTACCGCTGGCAGACCAGCTCCCGGAACTGGCGTTCCGCATTGTCGCGGAATGCCGGCGTAGCGAAATAGCCGCGTTCGTCGAGCGTCGAAGTTCCCGCAAAGGGACCGTCTGCCAGTACGACGACCCCCTCCTCGTCGCACAATTCGTAAAAGGCGGGATGGTGCGTTCCCCCGGCCACACGGACGGCATTGGCCCCCATTTCACGGATAAGCCTCATATCCCGGCGCAGCTCCTCTTCGTTGAAGACCGGCCCGCTGAAGGCCTGGTCGCGCCACAGCACCACTCCGCGCAGGGGGTAGGAGATACCGTTCAGAAAGAATCCGCGGGCGGCATCCACCGAAAAAGTGCGCAGCCCCGTGCGGAACGATACCGAATCGGTACGCGTCCCGTCGGCGAGGACGACTGTGACGGTATAGAGATAGGGGTCTGCGGTTCCCTGCCACAGGTGCGGCCGCTCTATCTCGAACGGCAGCTCCGCCACCGACAGGCCCCCGTCGGCCCGATGCTTCGCATGCCCCGAAAAGACCACGCTGTCGCGGGCGTCGAGGATACGCATGTCAAGCTGCACGTGGCGGCTGTCCGGAACATTCACCGTCACTGCGGCGCTGCCCGATGCCCGGAGCGTGTCCGCACGTTCCGTGGCAAAAAGCACCCCGCAGCCGCCATAACCGTCGAAGCCTATGGCGGCAGGCTCGGTCACAATGATTTCGGCCTGCCGGAAAAGTCCGCCGTAAACGTTCTCCTCGCCCGCGGTAGGCAGCACGTCCAGCCGCGCCCCGTTGTTCACTATCACCCACAGGAGGTTTTTCCCTCCGTAATCCAGCAAATCGGTTATCTCGAACTCGAACGCGTTGTTACCGCCGCGGTGTTCCCCCGCATGGCGGCCGTTCACCATCAGGTCGGCCACCGTACCGGCCCCGTAGAAACGGACGAACACACGCTTGCCGCGCCACTCCGGACGGGCCTTCAGATAACGGAAATAGTTGCCTATCCCGCGGTAATAATCCAGGCGCCCCACCGCCGCATCCGTATCGTTCCACGTATGGGGCAGGGTGACACCGACCGAATCGCGACGGTCCACGGTATAGAATTTCCAGCCCCGGCCGATATCGTACACCTCGCGCCCTGCCAGCGCAGACACCGCCGGCAGAAGCGCCAGCAAAACGAAGAAAAACCTTTTCATAAGCCCCGTTCAGATGAATGTGCGGCAGGCCCTGAGGCCTGCGAAAGGCGGGATTCCGCCCGCAGGCACTCGGCCGGTGAAGCCGCGCCCGTTCCACACGGCGTTAAAGGTAGCGATTTTTTTACTACTTTCGTGACATAATCCCATCGCAAAGGAGACGACATGAATACGCTCGACATCATACTGCTCGTCCTGCTCCTCATCGCCGCCGTGGCCGGATGGCGCAAAGGCATCATCGTACAGGCGTGCGGCATCGCGGGACTCGTGCTGGGCATCCTCTTCGCCATGCGCTTCAGCCGGACGATAGGCGGATGGCTCGGTGCGGGCGAGGAGCTCTCCCCCGTGCTGGGCTTCGTCGTGATACTCGTCGTAAGCATCCTCGTGCTGGCACTCATCGGCTACCTGTTCAAAAAAGTGTTCCGCCTTACCGGTTTCGGCATCATCGACCGGCTCGGCGGCCTTGCCCTGAGCGTGGTCAAGATAGGCATGCTGCTGGCGGTACTGACTGGATTCTTCGCAAGGATGAACGACAACTACCATTGGGTAAAGCCCGAAACAATCAGCGACTCGGTCATCTACAGACCTCTCCAGGCGATGACCGACGCGGTCTTCCCCTACCTGGTCAAGGCCAAGGAGAAGATTTTCGACGAAACGCCTTCGCAGGAAGAGACGAAACGGGCGGAGACGGAAGCCCGACCGGCATAACGGAGCACAGGATATGGAGACAGGAATCGTGACAGAGAGTACGGGAAGCCGCTACATCATCCTCACGCCGGACGGCAGACGGCTGGAGACGCGGCTGCGCGGCAGGCTGCGCCTGAACGGGAGCCGCACGACAAATCCCGTAGCCGTGGGCGACCGCGTCCTTTACGAGGAGACCCCTGAAGGTGCCACGATAACGGCGGTGGACCCCCGCCGCAACTACTTGATACGCCGCGCTTCGAACCTCTCAAAAGAGTCACACGTCATCGCCTCGAACCTCGACCGGGCCCTGCTCGTGGCGACGCTCTTCTCGCCCGTCACCAACACCGAATTCATCGACCGTTTCCTCGTGACGTGCGAGGCCTACGCCATCCCGGCGGCCATCGTCCTCAACAAGCTCGACCTCGCGGCGGAACGGCCCGACGAACTGGACGAGTTCATCGCGATATATGAGACCGCCGGCTATACGGTCTATCCCGTGTCGGCGACCGAAGGCACCGGTCTGGAGACGCTGCGCGAACTCACGGCCGGAAAGACCACCCTGCTGACAGGCAACTCGGGGGCGGGCAAATCCACCCTCATCAAGGCGCTCGTACCCGATGCAGATGTCCGCATCAACCGGATTTCGGAGTACCACCACAAGGGGATGCACACGACCACGTTCGCCCGCATGTACCCGCTGGCAGGCGGCGGAAACATCATCGACACCCCCGGCATCAAGGGATTCGGGCTCGTGGACATCGAACCGGGCGAAGTGTTCCGTTACTTTCCGGAATTCATGCGTCACTCCCCCGACTGCCAATACTACAACTGCACGCATACGCACGAACCCGGCTGTGCAGTCACCGCTGCCGTAGAGCGGGGCGACATCGCTCCACAGCGTTACATCAGTTACATCAAACTGCTCGACGAAGATGGGAAATACCGCCAATGACGGAATGCGCAGCCCGGAGTGGTATCGTCCGCGCATCGCCTACCTCTCGCAGTTCATCCTGCCCGAACGATTCGAAACCTTCCGACAGGTACTCTCCATGCGTACCCGGTGGATGACCGTCTGCATGGAGAACACCTTTCATCCGCAAAACGCGAGCGCCATCATCCGCAACTGCGAGGCATTCGGTATTCAGGACATACACACCGTCGAAACGCTCTGCCCCTTCAGTCCCAACACCCACATCGTCAAGGGAACGGACAAGTGGATTGACCTGCACCGGCATGCCGACACAGCCGGCGCACTCGCCGCCCTGCGCAGGGCGGGTTACCGACTCATCGCCACCACGCCCCACAGCGGCGACACTTCACCGGAAGCATTCGACGTATCGCAAAGCCCCTTCGTACTCATATTCGGCACGGAACACGCCGGGATAAGCGACGAGGTCAAGGCGGCGGCAGACGGATTCATCCGCATCCCGATGTGCGGTTTCGTGGAGAGCCTCAACGTCTCCGCCTCCGCAGCCATCCTCCTCAGCCAACTCTCCTCACGACTGCGGGCAGGCAACGCTCCGTGGCGGCTGTCCGATGACGAACAGGCCGCCCTGCTCTTCCGCTGGCTCATGGAGAGCATCCGCGACTCGCAGCGCATCCTCGCCCACGAATTTCCGGAGTAAGCGGGAGAACCGGAGACGGTACGGCATCGGGACAGTGTCCGGACCTCCTCTTCTCCGGAACCGCCCGGAGCCGTACCGGGGTCACCGGCTTTCGCAACGTACCCGCCGACCGGACGGCCACCGCACGAAAACACCCGGCGGCACCTTCACACCGTTCCGCGTCTCCGAAGATATCCGCCCCGAACGACACAACGGCCGACGGTTTTTCATAAATTTACCCTCCGATAAAACCATACGACATGAAAGCAGAAATCATCACCATAGGGGACGAAATCCTCATCGGCCAAATCGTCGATACCAATTCGGCATGGATAGCCGCAAGGCTGAACGAAGCAGGGTTCACCGTAGTGCGGAAACTCACCGTCGGCGACGACCGGCGGGAGATAGCCGATGCGGTCGAGGGAGCCATGCGCACCGCCGACGCGGTCATCGTCACCGGCGGTCTCGGTCCCACGAAGGACGACATCACGAAACAGACGCTGGCAGGCATCTTCGGCGGCGAAATGGTACGCGACCGGGAAACTTACGAACGCAACGGCCGGATACTCGCCGCACGCGGCATCGAGTACAACGAGCTGAATCGGGAGCAGGCGACGGTTCCCTCCTCGGCCGAAGTACTTCAGAACATGCACGGTACAGCACCGGGCATGTGGTTCACCCGGGGCGGCAAGGCGGTCGTCTCCCTGCCGGGCGTTCCCTTCGAGATGAAGGAGCTGATGGAGACGGAAGTGATGCCGCGGCTGGCCGCACACTTCCGGCAAAGCAAGGTCGTACACCGCACTGCCATCACCTACGGACTGGCCGAATCGGTACTCGCGGCAACGATAGCGGAATGGGAGGCGGCTCTGCCCGGCTACCTTCATCTGGCCTACCTTCCCAGCCCTTCGCAAATCAGACTGCGCCTCTCGGCCTACGATATCGAAGGACGACGGGAGGAGGAGGAAATCGAACGGCGGTTCAGAGTGCTCGAACGGCTGATACCGGACTACTTCATCGGTTACGGTGACGCCACGGTAGCCTCGGCGACAGCCGACCTGCTGCGGGCCCGCCGGGCGACGCTGGCCGTGGCGGAGTCGTGCACGGGAGGCGCCCTGAGCGCATCCTTCACCGCCATGGCGGGAGCCTCCGACTACTACCTTGGCGGGGTGGTGTCGTACAGCAACGACGTCAAGGTCGGGATACTCGGCGTATCCCCCGACACGCTGCGGCTGCACGGGGCCGTCAGCGAACAGACCGCCTGCGAGATGGCCGAAGGGGTACGCCGCCTCTGCGGTGCGGATTACGCCCTCTCGACCACCGGGGTGGCGGGCCCCACGGGAGGCACCCCGGAGAAGCCCGTCGGCACGGTATGGATAGGGCTTGCCACACCGCACGGAACCCGGGCCTGCAAATCGGTCTTCGCCCGCCTGCGGACACAGAACATCGAACGCGCAGCGGCCGCGGCCGCCAACATGCTCCGGCTGGAACTGCTGCACCGACAGCCGACAGAGTAACCCCCAAAAACACACTCCCCCGCATGGCCGCCTTTCGGGCGGCCATGCGTCTTCCCGGCTCCGAACCACAACGTCCGCTCCGCCGCGGAAACCCGCTCTGCTGTCCGCGCCGGACAGACCGTCCGACACGCCCCAACGCTTTCCGTCGTCCCGTCCCGCGACCCGAAATCATCATCTTTAGGTATTTCAAGCCCCGATGCGATGGCCTTAATTTGCAGTGTTCAAACCAAATCTCTTTAAAGACATGAAAAAGACCGGCATATTTTACGGCTCCTCGACCGGCACCACCGAGGCCGTCGCCAATCTTATCGCATCCAAACTGGGTATAGCCCCGGCCGACGTACATGACGCAGGCAAACTCACCGCAGACCTGGCAGGCTCCTACGACGTCCTGATACTGGGCACCTCCACCTGGGGATACGGCGAACTGCAGGACGACTGGAACGACGCCGTCGAGACGCTGAAGAAGATGGACCTTTCCGGCAAAACGGTAGCCCTCTTCGGCTGCGGCGATTCGGAATCCTACTCCGACACCTTCTGCGACGGCATGGGTATCCTTTACGAAGACCTGAAAGACAGCCAATGCAAATTCATCGGGTTCGTACCCGACACGGACTATACCTACAACTCCTCCGTATCGGCAGTGGACGGCCACTTCGTGGGGCTTGCCATCGACGACGTCAACGAAGGGGACAAGACCGACGAGCGGGTCTCGGCCTGGACCGACGAGATACGGGGCAGCATCGCCTGACAGGGACGCCCTCTCCGGCCGCCGGTCTTTCAGCCATTTCCCGGCGGCCGGGAGCGGCACGGCCCGCAACCAATACAGGAAGGCGGCATCGATACCCGTACGGGCGGCTTCACGTATCCCAAGCCCATCATATCATAGCTGCCGCAGGACAAATTCATTCCGCCGTCTTCCTCCTCTCTTGCCACCCGCAACAGCACACGTATCTATATACGGCCCGATACGCCGTACCGTCTCCACGACTGCCTGGTTCCCATCTCCGCCCCGCAGCGGAGAAACCGCCTGCACAGGCACAAACGGTCTCCTCACAACCGTCAGATACCCCGACGTACTTGCCGTTTTGAAAAAAAGTCGTATATTTGCGAGCCTTATTGCGAAACAGGGCTTAACGAAATTAAAACGACAGAATGAAAGCTTGCGAAATCACCGGAAAAACCGCCGTTACCGGAAACAACGTTTCCCACTCGGTAAGGCGTACCAAACGCAGATTCAATCCCAATTTGAAGACGAAGCGTTTCTGGTTGGAGGAGGAAGGCCGCTGGATTACCCTGAAAGTATCCGCCGCCGGAATCAAGACTATTAACAAAAAGGGACTGACAGCCGCCCTCAAGGAGGCCAAGGCTCCCAAGAACCTCTACTAAATCATCGACTGAACAATGGCAAAGAAAGGAAAAGGCAACCGTGTCCAGGTAATTCTGGAGTGCACGGAGCAGAAAGAGAGCGGGGTACCGGGCATGTCGAGGTACATCACGACCAAGAACAAGAAGAACACGCCCGAAAGGCTCGAACGCAGGAAATACAATCCGTATCTCAAGAGGGTGACGGTACACAGGGAAATTAAATAAGCAGACAAACCATGGCAAAGAAAGTAGTTGCAACGCTCAAAACTGGTACGGGCAAGAATTTCACCAAGGTCATCAAAATGGTGAAGTCCGACAAGACCGGCGCTTACGCCTTCAAATCGGATATCGTACCGAACGACCAAATCAAAGAGTTCTTCGACAAGAAATAGTACGAAGGAATCTTTTGCGTCGTGCCTCCCGGACAGGAGCACGGCACAAAAAGCGCGGCCTGAATCTTCAGGCCGCGCTTTTTGTGTTTCTCTATCATCCCGTTCTGCACCGCTCCGGGAAACATCCCCGAAAGAAGACCCTGCGAAACGGTTTGCTACTCTCCGCCGCCAACACCGGCATCTGCCCCCATCCACCTTACGGAACATTCCCGAAACACACCTAGCAGAACACCGCTGTTCCGAGAGGTTCCGCCACACACAAGGACACCCCATTGCCGAAAAATCCGGCTTGCCCGCCGGCCGGCTACGTTGCATTTTTGTTACGGTGACCGGACGCGCAGGCGTCCGGTCGTGTCGAACGGAACGACACGACCATTTTTCGCATTTCATAACACCCGACACACAAGCACGTTACAAGTTACCGTCCCCTCCGTATCGTTGTAATATTTTCGTAACACAAACGTAAACGGGGCGTAAATACGCCTCCATAGCTTTGCAGCGACAAAAGCAAGGGAGATGACATTACGCACAAAAGCCGCAATCCTGTTCGCCGCACTGCTGGCCATCCACACCGGCACGGCGGCAGCACCGGACGGGCACGACGACCGGAAAGAGAAAAGACACGAAGAACCGGTTTCGGATAAGGGGAGACTGAAAATCTCCGGTTACCTCCAGCCGCAGTTCCAGTGGGGAGAGGGCGACGCCTCCCTGAAAGTGGGCACGCCGAACGACAACCCGTCCGAGTCGTTCAACCGGTTCGGACTGCGCCGCGGTCACCTCAAATTCGCATACGCCTACAAGACGGCCTCGGCGGTGGTGCAGATAGACGTCAGCACCGAGAAGGGCGTCATTCTGAAAGATGCCTATATCGACGTAAAGGAGCCGTGGCTCCGGACATTCGGTTTGCAGGCCGGAGTCTTCAACCGTCCTTTCGGTCTCGAAATAGAGCTCTCCTCATCGGTACGCGAGACCCCCGAACGCTCCTATATCTTTCCGATGCTCTTTCCCGACGAACGCGATTTCGGCGCCATGCTCGTCATTCGGGCCCCGGAAGATTCGCCCTGGCACATTGTCGGCCTGCAGGCGGGCATCTTCTCCGGCAACGGCATCGGTCAGGACAACGACAACCGCAAGGATTTCATCGGCCATCTCTCCTTCGGCGACGAGTTCGACGACTTCTCGTTCAGGGCCGGCGCCTCCTACTATCACGGATTCGTATATCAGGGAACGGGCACCGTCCACACGATGACCGACAGCGGCTTCCGGACGGAAACCGACCCGTCCAACAAAGGGCGGTACGCCAAAAGACAATATTACGGTTTCGACGCATGCTTCCGGTTCGAGACCGACCTGGGTACGACCACACTGCGGGGCGAGTACCTCTTCGGCACGCAGCCCGGTACACAGACCTCCAGCAAAAGCCCCAATACGGCGGCACTGCCCGCATCGGACACCTACCTGCGTCCGTTCCGGGGCGGTTACGTCCTTCTCGCCCACGACATCGAGGATACGCCCTTCTCGCTGGTAGCCAAATACGACGTCTACGACCCCAATACGAAAGTATCGGGCAATGCGCTCGGCACGGGCGGGACGGGCATCACCGACGCACTGCGATGGGCCATCGGCTTCGGCGCCACATGGCACATTATGAAAGGGCTGAAGCTTACTGCCTACTACGACATCGTGCGCAACGAGACGAGCACGGCACTCGACGGTTTCGCCGCCGACCTGAAGGACGACATGTTCACCCTCCGCCTGCAATACAAATTCTGAAACACGGAAAAATATCATTCACAGGAACATAAAAACATGAAGACCATGAAAAAGTTCATCATCGCGGCCGCTCTCCTGCTGGCAGGATTCGCAACGGCCAGTGCACAGAAAATCAAAGGTTCGGATACCGTCCTTCCCCTCTCCCAAAAAGAAGCCGAGGAGTACATGAAGGTCAATCCGTCGGCCACCGTAACGGTCACGGGCGGCGGCAGCGGCGTAGGCATCTCGGCCCTGATGGAGGGTACGACCGACATCGCCCAGGCTTCGCGCCGCATGAAGTTCGACGAAAAGCAGAAGATACAGAAGGAAGGCGACAAGGTGAAGGAGACCGTCGTCGCCTACGATGCCCTCGCCATCGTGGTACACCCTTCCAACCCGGTAACCAACCTCACCCGCGAACAACTCGAAGGTATCTTCACGGGCCGGATAACCAACTGGAAAGAGGTGGGCGGTGCCAACATGAAAATCGTCCCCTACTCACGCGAGACCTCCTCGGGTACCTATGAATTCTTCAAGGAGAGCGTGCTCCGCAACCGGAACTACATGAACGGCATCATGAGCATGCCGGCCACGGGCGCCATCATCCAGTCCATCAGTCAGACCAAGGGCGGCATCGGATACGTGGGGCTGGCCTACCTCAACGACAACGTGAAGGCCGTCCACGTATCCTACGACGGCGGCAAGACCTTCACCGCCCCGTCGGTAGCCAACGCCAAGGACGGCAGCTATCCCATCGTCCGTCCGCTCTACTACTATTACATGACACACTCCGAAAAGACGGTAAAACCTTTCGTGGACTATATCCTCTCCCCTGCGGGACAGCAAATCGTCCGGGAGATAGGCTTCATCCCGGTAAGCGAATAAACGGACACTGAAACGGGCGGCGGTCCCCACGGCAGCCGCCCCACCTGTCAGCCATGAAGAGATTGAGGAAAATACTCGAACGCACGATAGAAGGCATCTTCACCGTCAGCGGAGCCGTGACCACCGTCACCATCCTGCTGATAGTGGTATTCCTCTTCCGCGAGGGGCTCGGACTTTTCAAAAGTCCGGCCGTGGAAAAGGGCTATCTCCTCTGCGTCAACACTTCCAATACGGTATCGCACCTGAGCTCCGCACAGATAATGGATATCTTCGACTACCGGACCGAAAACTGGAGACAGGTCGGAGGGCCCGACGAGGCCATCGTCCCGTTCCGCTTCGAGGAGGTGTTCGACCGCTACCCGGAGGAGGCTTTCGGCGAGGATTACGAACTGTTGCCCCAGCGGCTGGGCGAGGTCATCGCCTCGACGCCGGGTATCGTCGCCTTCATCCCCGACCAATACGTCCCCGACGGAATGGCCGGCGTCAAGATACTGCGGAGCGACCGCATCACGCCGGCCGACTTCTTCGGAGGGCGCCAATGGATACCCACCGCCACGCCCGCCCCGCAGTTCGGGGTACTCCCGCTGATACTCGGCACCCTGCTGGTCAGCTTCGTGGCGATACTCATCGCGCTCCCGCTGGGGCTCGGCGTCGCCATCTACCTCTCCGAACTCGCCGGCGAACGCATGCGCAAGGTACTCAAGCCGACTATCGAGTTGCTGGCCGGCATCCCCTCGGTGGTGTACGGCTTTTTCGGGCTTGTGGTACTCGTACCGCTGATACAGAAGACTTTCGGGCTGCCGGTCGGAGAAACCGCCCTCGCCGGCAGTCTGATACTCGCCGTCATGGCTCTGCCGACTATCATCACCGTAGCCGAAGATGCCATGCGGGGTACCCCGCGCGCCATGCGCGAAGCGAGCCTCGCCCTCGGGGCGACCCACTGGCAGACGATTTACCGCGTGGTAATCCCCTATGCCGGTTCGGGCATCTCCGCTGCCGTAGTGCTGGGTATCGGCCGCGCAATCGGAGAAACGATGGCGGTACTCATGGTGACGGGTAACGCCGCCGTGATGCCGCGCTCGCTCTTCGAGCCGGTGCGGACCATCCCCGCCACCATCGCGGCGGAACTGGGCGAAGCACCCGCCGGCGGAGCGCACTACCAGTCGCTCTTCATGCTGGGGTGCATTCTCTTCATCATCACGATGGTCATCAGCGTCACGGCCGAAATGATTTCCAAACGACAATCCAACAAAGGACTATGACGGGCAAAAGAACCAACCAACGGATAGCTTTCTGGATATTCCGTATCCTGGGGCTCATCGTCGTGGGGATACTCTTCTGGATACTCGGTTTCATCATCTGGCACGGAGCCGGCGTCATCAACTGGAAGTTCCTCACCACGGCGCCGACCGACGGCATGACGGGCGGCGGCATCTTCCCCGCGATAGTGGGCACCTTCTGTCTCATCGCGGGCAGCATGGTGGTGGCATTCCCGCTCGGGGTAATGTCGGCCATCTACACCACCGAATACGCCGGCAACGGAAAAATCGTCCGCTTCATCCGCATCATGACCAACAACCTCGGCAGCATCCCCTCCATCATCTTCGGTCTCTTCGGCATGGCACTCTTCGTCAATGCCCTCGGCTTCGGAGACTCGATTATCGCCGGTTCGTTCACCCTCGGCCTGCTCGCGCTTCCGCTGGTCATCCGCACCACGGAGGAGGCACTCAAGGCCGTCCCCGATTCGTACCGCACGGGCAGCCTCGCCCTCGGAGCCACCAAACTTCAGACGATATGGCGCGTGGTGCTGCCTACGGCCTTCCCCAATATCACGACGGGCCTCATTCTCTCCATCGGACGTGTGTCGGGCGAAACGGCGCCGATACTCTTCACGGCGGCGGCCTACTTCCTGCCCAAGCTGCCGACGAGCATCTACGACCAGGTGATGGCGCTCCCCTACCACCTTTACGTGATAGCCACGAGCGGCACCGACCTCGAAGCCACCCGTCCCATGGCCTACGGCACGGCGCTGGTGCTTATCGTCATCGTGCTGGCCATGAACCTGCTCGCCTCGTTCCTCAGGCGCCACTTCGGCAAAAAAGTCAAAACGAACTAACGCATTATGATAGAAGCAAAGAACGTCGATTTCTACTACGGCGACTTCCATGCGCTGAAGAACATCAGCATGACCATGGAGAGCAATACGGTGACGGCCTTCATCGGTCCCTCCGGGTGCGGCAAGTCCACCTTCCTGCGGCTGTTCAACCGGATGAACGACCTCATCCCCGGGACGCGCCTCACGGGCGAATGCCTCGTGGACGGCAACGACATCTACGGCAAAGGGGTGAATGTGGACGAACTTCGCAAGAACGTGGGCATGGTCTTCCAGAAGCCCAACCCCTTTCCCAAGTCGATATTCGAGAACGTGGCCTACGGGCTGCGCGTAAACGGCGTCCGCGACAAAGCCTTCATTCGGCAGCGCGTGGAAGAGTCGCTCGCGGGCGCAGCGCTCTGGGACGAAGTGAAAGACAAGCTCAAAAAGTCGGCTTACGAACTCTCCGGCGGGCAGCAACAGCGGCTCTGCATCGCGCGGGCCCTGGCCGTTTCGCCCTCGATACTCCTCATGGACGAACCCGCCTCGGCGCTCGACCCCATCTCCACCTCCAAAATAGAGGAACTCATCCATTCGCTCAAAAAGGAGTACACCATCGTCATCGTCACCCACAACATGCAGCAGGCGGCACGGGTAAGCGACAAGACGGGCTTTTTCATGCTGGGCGAGCTGGTCGAATACAACGACACCAAGAAGATGTTCCTCAATCCGGACAAGGTACAGACACAGAATTATATCACCGGCCGGTTCGGTTAACCGGACAAAGCGCAACGACCAGGACAATGAAACATACGGAAAAAGAGCTGACGCTCCTGCGCGAGGAGGTCAGCCAGATGTGGGGGCTGGTGCTCTCGCAACTCGAGAAGGCCCGCCAGGCCTATCTGAACAACGATGCGGAACTCGCCCGTGAGGTGGCGAGCCGCGAAAAGAGGGTAGATACCTACGAACTCAAGATAGACAGCGACTGCGAGAACTACATCGCGCTGTTCGGGCCGGTCGCCGTAGACCTCCGGCTCGTGCTGTCGCTCATCAAGATAAGCGGCACGCTGGAGCGCATCGCCGATTTCGCCGACGGCATCGCCCGCCATGTGATAGAGGAGGAGTGCGCCGCCCTGCCGGATTCGTTCAAGGAAGAGCTTCGCGTCGGCACGATGTTCGATACGGTTATCTCCATGCTGTCGGACAGCTTCGTGGCGCTCGAATCGGAGAACACGAAACTCTCCGGACGGATACTCGCCAAGGACGAAACGGTGGACGAAATCTACCACGACGACATCCGCCTGCTGGCCGAATACATGCAGAAGGAACCCGTACAGGCACGGTGCGTACTGGATACGCTGCTGGTGCTCCGCAAGATAGAGCGCATCGGCGACCACTGCAGCAACATCGTGGAGGAAATCGTCTTCTACATAGACGCCAAGATACTCAAGCACAACAGGAACAAAGAATAATCCTATCTTTGCGAAAGCAGATTCAAAAAACGTCATACACATGGACGAAAGGATACTCGTCGTAGACGACGAAAAGGACATATGCGAAATATTGGGCTTCAATCTCTCCAACGAAGGATACCGGGTAGATACGGCGACCTCCGCCGAGGAGGCCCTTCGGAAGCTGACGCCCGAACATGCGCTCATACTGCTCGACGTCATGATGGGCGGCATGTCGGGCTACAAAATGGCCGAGAAGCTCCGTCACGACGGCAATCGGATACCCATCATCTTCCTGACAGCCAAGGATACGGAGAACGACATGCTGACGGGCTTCTCCGTAGGGGGTGACGACTACATTCCCAAACCCTTCTCCATCAAGGAGGTGGTGGCCCGTGTCAAAGCAGTGCTCAAACGCAGTGCAGGACAGTCGGCCGGCCCCGGACAGCGCGAAGGCCGGCTCGTCTTCGGCGACGTC
Proteins encoded:
- a CDS encoding glycoside hydrolase family 2 protein, encoding MKRFFFVLLALLPAVSALAGREVYDIGRGWKFYTVDRRDSVGVTLPHTWNDTDAAVGRLDYYRGIGNYFRYLKARPEWRGKRVFVRFYGAGTVADLMVNGRHAGEHRGGNNAFEFEITDLLDYGGKNLLWVIVNNGARLDVLPTAGEENVYGGLFRQAEIIVTEPAAIGFDGYGGCGVLFATERADTLRASGSAAVTVNVPDSRHVQLDMRILDARDSVVFSGHAKHRADGGLSVAELPFEIERPHLWQGTADPYLYTVTVVLADGTRTDSVSFRTGLRTFSVDAARGFFLNGISYPLRGVVLWRDQAFSGPVFNEEELRRDMRLIREMGANAVRVAGGTHHPAFYELCDEEGVVVLADGPFAGTSTLDERGYFATPAFRDNAERQFRELVCQRYNNPSVAFWGIFADPEILGDDPIPFIEEMNRLVKSLDPGRLTVGISNKDGDVNRITDLVVWNHTFGWKTGLPGDIAIWRDQLRGDAEWRKIRSGVSYRVGGIAGQYAPKLVRPDPASGWHPENWQAYVHEVHIGALADERAFWGVFVGDMFDHGSVRTAAGGLRGVNDCGLVTFDRQVRKDAYWLYKANWNREDPFIHIASVRERRRSDKIQTVTVYTNLPVAELCVNGVSLGTRVARNGVMKWDGVQLRLGENGLRVFAVIAGDDDYVTVEETVVLTCRPGGGV
- a CDS encoding CvpA family protein, with the translated sequence MNTLDIILLVLLLIAAVAGWRKGIIVQACGIAGLVLGILFAMRFSRTIGGWLGAGEELSPVLGFVVILVVSILVLALIGYLFKKVFRLTGFGIIDRLGGLALSVVKIGMLLAVLTGFFARMNDNYHWVKPETISDSVIYRPLQAMTDAVFPYLVKAKEKIFDETPSQEETKRAETEARPA
- the rsgA gene encoding ribosome small subunit-dependent GTPase A, which encodes METGIVTESTGSRYIILTPDGRRLETRLRGRLRLNGSRTTNPVAVGDRVLYEETPEGATITAVDPRRNYLIRRASNLSKESHVIASNLDRALLVATLFSPVTNTEFIDRFLVTCEAYAIPAAIVLNKLDLAAERPDELDEFIAIYETAGYTVYPVSATEGTGLETLRELTAGKTTLLTGNSGAGKSTLIKALVPDADVRINRISEYHHKGMHTTTFARMYPLAGGGNIIDTPGIKGFGLVDIEPGEVFRYFPEFMRHSPDCQYYNCTHTHEPGCAVTAAVERGDIAPQRYISYIKLLDEDGKYRQ
- a CDS encoding TrmH family RNA methyltransferase; the protein is MGNTANDGMRSPEWYRPRIAYLSQFILPERFETFRQVLSMRTRWMTVCMENTFHPQNASAIIRNCEAFGIQDIHTVETLCPFSPNTHIVKGTDKWIDLHRHADTAGALAALRRAGYRLIATTPHSGDTSPEAFDVSQSPFVLIFGTEHAGISDEVKAAADGFIRIPMCGFVESLNVSASAAILLSQLSSRLRAGNAPWRLSDDEQAALLFRWLMESIRDSQRILAHEFPE
- a CDS encoding competence/damage-inducible protein A, producing MKAEIITIGDEILIGQIVDTNSAWIAARLNEAGFTVVRKLTVGDDRREIADAVEGAMRTADAVIVTGGLGPTKDDITKQTLAGIFGGEMVRDRETYERNGRILAARGIEYNELNREQATVPSSAEVLQNMHGTAPGMWFTRGGKAVVSLPGVPFEMKELMETEVMPRLAAHFRQSKVVHRTAITYGLAESVLAATIAEWEAALPGYLHLAYLPSPSQIRLRLSAYDIEGRREEEEIERRFRVLERLIPDYFIGYGDATVASATADLLRARRATLAVAESCTGGALSASFTAMAGASDYYLGGVVSYSNDVKVGILGVSPDTLRLHGAVSEQTACEMAEGVRRLCGADYALSTTGVAGPTGGTPEKPVGTVWIGLATPHGTRACKSVFARLRTQNIERAAAAAANMLRLELLHRQPTE
- the fldA gene encoding flavodoxin FldA, whose protein sequence is MKKTGIFYGSSTGTTEAVANLIASKLGIAPADVHDAGKLTADLAGSYDVLILGTSTWGYGELQDDWNDAVETLKKMDLSGKTVALFGCGDSESYSDTFCDGMGILYEDLKDSQCKFIGFVPDTDYTYNSSVSAVDGHFVGLAIDDVNEGDKTDERVSAWTDEIRGSIA
- the rpmB gene encoding 50S ribosomal protein L28 produces the protein MKACEITGKTAVTGNNVSHSVRRTKRRFNPNLKTKRFWLEEEGRWITLKVSAAGIKTINKKGLTAALKEAKAPKNLY